A window from Triticum aestivum cultivar Chinese Spring chromosome 6D, IWGSC CS RefSeq v2.1, whole genome shotgun sequence encodes these proteins:
- the LOC123144658 gene encoding uncharacterized protein, producing the protein MTYMDHEVDWFDSCDSDTWSVLWIDDFLLQLGYDRAMSKIDVYWSKPGKSLCDGLQLIACDADIVLMIAAIVDHKNLVLLVDHGDTLESLTADDVLVEGMLELPRVITPVKSAKGKENVDNFEKPEIATEMRCNYKKAKRFMSFGEGCSSRVPDREFEEEDGNCDSDDSGAEDAGDSSEEHVDAEVETDEDFYESDYEVAQGDDDLFESYVDKDVDDHRQKEIVPDFEGELPEDALDDSHLNLSKEEGDKLRYKFNTFNPSTDLKAPTFRVGMLFADMKELRLAVVAYSVRNRVKVKKIRNTATKFEAVCKPGCTWYLKAGKDNRSTSIQIKKYLDNHTCTKAWDLKALTAPFLTAQFREEFRDNEKMPLRKFSDKVEQEFNMVAKRSKLGRARRAAVKQIRGEDDDQYNMLWDYGQELRRTNPGSKFFLCTKEVFDDKTKETKDHFSTLYWSYNACKRGYLKACRPIIFLDGCHIKTRYKGNLLTSVGVDPNDCIFPIAFGLCEVESTYSWEWFLATLKDDLNISNSSPYTIMSDKQKGLIAAVQKVFPYAEHRHCVRHIYQNFHKIHKGDQLKNDLWAIARSTHEIAYSKNMEQMKEHSLAAYKWVEKLAPKTWIKSFFPLSANVTSF; encoded by the exons ATGACCTACATGGATCATGAAGTGGACTGGTTTGATAGCTGCGACAGTGATACTTGGTCAGTTCTATGGATTGATGATTTTCTTCTCCAATTGGGCTATGACAGAGCAATGTCCAAGATAGATGTGTATTGGAGCAAACCTGGAAAGTCTTTGTGTGATGGCCTTcagttgattgcatgtgatgcagACATTGTCCTTATGATTGCTGCAATAGTAGATCACAAGAACTTGGTCTTGCTTGTAGACCATGGTGACACCCTGGAGTCACTAACTGCTGATGATGTGTTGGTAGAGGGGATGCTTGAGCTGCCAAGGGTTATTACTCCAGTTAAGTCAgcaaagggaaaagaaaatgtggaCAACTTTGAGAAACCAGAAATTGCAACAGAGATGAGATGTAACTACAAGAAAGCAAAGAGATTCATGTCATTTGGTGAGGGCTGTAGCTCTAGGGTTCCAGATCGAGAATTTGAGGAAGAAGATGGCAATTGTGACAGTGATGATAGTGGTGCTGAAGATGCAGGTGACAGTAGTGAAGAACATGTAGATGCAGAAGTTGAAACTGATGAGGATTTCTATGAGAGTGATTACGAAGTAGCACAAGGTGATGATGATCTGTTTGAGAGCTATGTAGACAAAGATGTTGATGACCATAGACAGAAGGAGATTGTGCCTGACTTTGAAGGAGAACTTCCTGAAGATGCCCTAGATGACAGTCATCTAAACCTATCAAAAGAAGAAGGAGACAAGCTTAGATACAAATTCAACACATTCAATCCGTCCACTGACCTTAAAGCACCAACTTTTAGAGTTGGCATGCTTTTTGCTGATATGAAAGAGCTAAGGCTTGCTGTGGTTGCATACAGTGTAAGAAACAGAGTAAAGGTTAAGAAGATAAGGAATACGGCCACCAAATTTGAGGCAGTATGCAAGCCTGGATGTACTTGGTACTTGAAGGCAGGCAAAGATAACAGGAGTACTAGCATTCAGATAAAGAAATACCTTGACAATCACACATGCACCAAGGCTTGGGATCTAAAAGCTTTGACTGCACCATTCCTGACTGCACAATTCAGAGAAGAATTCAGAGACAATGAGAAGATGCCTTTGAGAAAGTTTTCAGATAAAGTGGAGCAGGAATTCAACATGGTTGCAAAGAGAAGTAAGCTGGGAAGAGCAAGAAGAGCAGCAGTTAAACAAATTAGAGGTGAAGATGATGACCAATACAATATGTTGTGGGACTATGGCCAAGAGCTTAGGAGGACTAACCCAGGAAGCAAGTTCTTCCTGTGCACTAAGGAGGTTTTTGATGATAAAACTAaagaaacaaaagaccacttctcAACACTGTACTGGTCATATAATGCATGTAAGAGAGGGTACCTTAAGGCTTGCAGACCAATAATTTTTCTCGATGGGTGCCACATAAAAACTAGATACAAAGGGAACTTACTTACATCAGTTGGTGTTGATCCCAATGATTGTATTTTCCCCATAGCATTTGGGCTATGTGAAGTTGAGTCAACATATAGTTGGGAGTGGTTCTTAGCCACTTTAAAGGATGACTTGAATATAAGCAACTCTTCTCCATATACAATAATGAGCGACAAGCAAAAG GGTTTAATAGCAGCAGTGCAAAAAGTTTTCCCTTATGCTGAACACAGACACTGTGTTAGGCACATCTACCAGAACTTTCATAAAATACACAAGGGAGACCAACTCAAGAATGATCTATGGGCAATAGCAAGATCTACACATGAAATTGCTTATAGTAAGAACATGGAGCAGATGAAGGAACACAGCCTTGCTGCATACAAGTGGGTGGAGAAGTTGGCACCTAAAACATGGATCAAATCATTTTTTCCCCTTTCTGCAAATGTGACATCCTTCTAA
- the LOC123144660 gene encoding serine/threonine-protein kinase Nek6 has translation MEQYEVVEQIGRGAYGTAYLVHHKAEKKRYVMKKIRLTKQNDKFQRTAYQEMSLMASLSNPYIVEYKDGWVDEGTSVCIVTSYCEGGDMAQRIKKARGVLFSEERVCRWFTQLLLALDYLHCNRVLHRDLKCSNILLTKDNNIRLADFGLAKLLMEDLASSVVGTPNYMCPEILADIPYGYKSDIWSLGCCMFEILAHRSAFKATDMATLVNKINRSSISPMPPIYSSSLKQIVKSMLRKNPEHRPTAGELLRHPYFQPYLAESINCSPIYLPVKPNKSNLGDKQSRKPSGGRKRVGKASGSSEALQAAAEQTSETRDSSTNYSDLSTVGTQNACILQMSVDPEARNKEELTAHVLSPQHVEENLAATTDGQIDETIRLKTIRTRSPVEAASVNSASQKLNEAPVPNEEMTIGVVQEHRKGVETESCQGVKQGMGDVDVVTEESSPVSTLKLGNAGSAPAEFDHLNIVQQRADALESLLEICAKLLEQERLDELAGVLRPFGEGAVSSRETAIWLTKSLMTPPKFGGSP, from the exons ATGGAGCAGTACGAGGTGGTGGAGCAGATCGGCCGGGGCGCCTACGGCACCGCCTACCTCGTCCACCACAAGGCCGAGAAGAAGAG GTACGTGATGAAGAAGATCCGGCTGACCAAGCAGAACGACAAGTTCCAGCGGACCGCCTACCAGGAG ATGTCCCTCATGGCCAGCCTCAGCAACCCCTACATCGTCGAGTACAAGGACGGATGGGTCGACGAG GGGACCTCCGTTTGCATCGTCACAAGTTACTGCGAAGGAGGTGACAT GGCGCAGAGGATCAAGAAGGCAAGAGGCGTCCTCTTCTCGGAAGAG AGGGTGTGCCGGTGGTTCACACAGTTGCTCTTGGCCCTTGACTACCTGCACTGCAACCGTGTGCTCCACCGTGACCTCAAG TGTTCCAATATCTTGTTAACCAAGGATAACAACATACGACTTG CTGATTTCGGGTTAGCAAAATTACTCATGGAGGATCTTGCCTCGTCG GTAGTAGGAACCCCAAACTACATGTGCCCAGAAATACTCGCGGACATACCTTATGGTTACAAATCTGATATTTGGTCGCTTG GTTGCTGTATGTTTGAGATTTTAGCACACCGCTCTGCATTCAAAGCTACA GACATGGCAACCTTAGTCAACAAAATAAACAGATCGTCAATATCCCCAATGCCCCCAATATACTCATCGTCACT GAAACAGATAGTTAAGAGTATGCTGAGGAAAAATCCAGAACATAGACCAACT GCTGGGGAGCTATTGAGACACCCATATTTCCAGCCATATCTGGCTGAATCAATCAACTGCTCTCCAATCTACCTTCCAGTAAAACCCAACAAGAGTAACCTGGGAGACAAGCAGTCAAGAAAACCAAGTGGTGGCAGAAAGAGAGTCGGCAAAGCCAGCGGATCCAGCGAAGCATTACAAGCAGCGGCAGAGCAAACATCAGAAACAAGAGACAGCTCGACAAACTATTCAGATCTATCAACTGTTGGTACCCAGAATGCCTGCATTTTGCAAATGTCAGTGGATCCTGAAGCCAGAAACAAGGAAGAGCTAACAGCTCATGTTTTATCACCTCAACATGTAGAGGAGAATTTGGCAGCAACAACTGATGGACAGATTGATGAGACAATACGTCTTAAAACTATCAGAACCCGCAGTCCAGTAGAGGCTGCGTCGGTCAACAGTGCAAGTCAAAAGCTTAATGAGGCACCAGTACCAAATGAGGAAATGACGATTGGAGTGGTGCAAGAGCACAGGAAGGGTGTGGAGACAGAGTCTTGTCAAGGAGTAAAACAAGGCATGGGTGATGTAGATGTTGTTACAGAGGAATCATCACCAGTGAGCACGCTAAAATTGGGAAATGCAGGCAGCGCACCTGCCGAGTTTGATCATCTGAACATAGTGCAGCAGAGAGCTGATGCTCTGGAGTCACTTCTTGAGATCTGTGCAAAGCTACTGGAGCAGGAGAGGCTTGATGAGCTCGCAGGTGTTCTTCGACCGTTCGGCGAAGGAGCTGTGTCATCTAGAGAGACCGCGATATGGCTGACGAAAAGTCTCATGACTCCACCAAAGTTTGGAGGGTCCCCATAA